caatgcatgaaagtgaagtttctcagttgtgtccaaccctcaatgaccccatggactgcagccttccaggctcctccgtccatgggattttccaggcaagagtactggagtggggtgccattgcctgtgaATACGTACATGAAAAtcaaaaaaaggaagtaaaagtgtatagaaatgattagaaaatgaaaactaccaTGTTCCCTATTTAATGGCCTTGCTTAGAAAGAGTGGCATCAGAGAACCTACCTCAAGGTTCCACCAGACGCCATCTCAGCCAGGCCAGCAGCAGCCTCATCTTCCCCATGGCCTACGTGCTCTCTCTACTGATGGCCCTGGTGCTGGTCAGCTACGGCCCGGGAGGTTCCCTGGGCTGTGACCTGTCTCAGAACCACATGCTGGTTGGCAGGAAGAACCTCAGGCTCCTGGGCCAAATGAGGAGACTGTCCCCTCGCTTCTGTCTGCAGGACAGAAAAGACTTCGCTTtcccccaggagatggtggagggcgGCCAGCTCCAGGAGGCCCAGGCCTTCTCTGTGCTCCACGAGATGCTCCAGCAGACCTTCAACCTCTTCCACACAGAGCGCGCCTCTGCTGCCTGGGACACCACCCTCCTGGAGCAGCTCCGCACTGGACTCCATCAGCAGCTGGACGAACTGGACCCCTGCCTGGGCCCGGTGATGGAAGAGGAAGACTCTGCCCTGAGAAGGGCAGGGCCCACACTGGCCATGAAGAGGTACTTCCAGGGCATCCATGTCTACCTGAAAGACAAGGAATACAGTGACTGTGCCTGGGAAATCGTCAGACTGGAAATCATGAGATCCTTGTCTTCATCAACCAGCTTGCAAGAAAGGTTAAGAATGATGGATGGAGATCTGAACTCACCTTGACATGACTCTCACTGACTAAGTTGCCACATCATCCTTGTATACTCACCCGGGGTCATTTCAGAGGACTCTGAATTCTGCTTTAGCCTCCAAATTTATTGAATTAACTCAGCCAATACATGTCAGTAGTAATAAGCaagatatattacttttatatccATAAAAGTAATCAAGTACAGGGGTATCAATCCATAAGCGATGACTGCCctgatgttatttatttattctttatttagttaatataatatt
This portion of the Bubalus bubalis isolate 160015118507 breed Murrah chromosome 3, NDDB_SH_1, whole genome shotgun sequence genome encodes:
- the LOC102413779 gene encoding interferon omega-1-like — translated: MAYVLSLLMALVLVSYGPGGSLGCDLSQNHMLVGRKNLRLLGQMRRLSPRFCLQDRKDFAFPQEMVEGGQLQEAQAFSVLHEMLQQTFNLFHTERASAAWDTTLLEQLRTGLHQQLDELDPCLGPVMEEEDSALRRAGPTLAMKRYFQGIHVYLKDKEYSDCAWEIVRLEIMRSLSSSTSLQERLRMMDGDLNSP